A part of Hippopotamus amphibius kiboko isolate mHipAmp2 chromosome 16, mHipAmp2.hap2, whole genome shotgun sequence genomic DNA contains:
- the KCNN4 gene encoding intermediate conductance calcium-activated potassium channel protein 4: protein MGGELVPGLGALRRRKRLLEQEKSLAGWTLALAGIGIGLMILHAEMLWFGGCPWAIHLFLVKCMISISTFLLLFLIVAFHAKEVQLFMTDNGLRDWRVALTGRQVAQIALELAVCGLHPAPVRGPRCAQGSGAPQTDAAQSWPSFLGQGEALLSLAMLLRLYLVPRALLLSSGVLLNASYRSIGALNQVRFRHWFVAKLYMNTHPGRLLLCLTLGLWLTTAWVLSVAERQTVNATGHLSDTLWLIPITFLTIGYGDVVPSTMWGKIVCLCTGVMGVCCTALLVAVVARKLEFNKAEKHVHNFMMDIQYTKEMKESAARVLQESWMFYKHTRRKDSGAARRHQRRLLAAINRFRQVRLKHRKLREQVNSMVDISKMHMILCDLQLSLSNSHQALEKQIEVLAGRLDTLTELLGAALGPRQLPEPSHEAT, encoded by the exons ATGGGTGGGGAGCTGGTGCCGGGCCTGGGGGCCCTGCGGCGGCGAAAGCGCCTGCTGGAGCAGGAGAAGAGTCTGGCCGGCTGGACGCTGGCACTGGCGGGAATCGGCATCGGACTCATGATCCTGCACGCGGAGATGCTATGGTTCGGGGGGTGCCCG TGGGCGATCCACCTGTTCCTGGTTAAATGCATGATCAGCATTTCCACATTCTTGCTGCTTTTCCTTATTGTGGCCTTTCACGCCAAAGAGGTCCAG CTGTTCATGACGGACAACGGGCTCCGGGACTGGCGCGTGGCGCTGACCGGGCGGCAGGTGGCGCAGATCGCGCTGGAGCTGGCGGTGTGCGGGCTGCACCCGGCGCCGGTGCGGGGCCCGCGGTGCGCGCAGGGCTCGGGGGCCCCGCAGACGGACGCCGCGCAGTCTTGGCCgagcttcctgggccagggggaGGCGCTGCTGTCGCTGGCCATGCTGCTGCGCCTGTACCTGGTGCCCCGCGCCCTGCTCCTGAGCAGCGGCGTCCTGCTGAACGCCTCGTACCGCAGTATCGGCGCGCTCAACCAGGTCCGCTTCCGCCACTGGTTCGTGGCCAAGCTGTACATGAACACGCATCCCGGCCGCCTTCTGCTCTGCCTCACGCTTGGCCTCTGGCTCACCACCGCCTGGGTGCTGTCGGTGGCCGAGag gCAGACCGTTAATGCCACCGGGCACCTTTCAGACACACTGTGGCTGATCCCCATCACGTTCCTGACCATCGGCTACGGGGACGTGGTGCCAAGTACCATGTGGGGCAAGATTGTCTGCCTCTGCACTGGGGTCATG GGGGTCTGCTGCACAGCCCTGCTGGTGGCCGTGGTGGCCCGGAAGCTGGAGTTTAATAAGGCAGAGAAGCACGTGCACAACTTCATGATGGACATTCAGTATACCAAAGAG ATGAAGGAGTCAGCTGCCCGAGTGCTGCAAGAGTCCTGGATGTTCTACAAACATACACGCAGGAAGGACTCTGGAGCTGCCCGCAGGCACCAGCGCAGGCTGCTGGCTGCCATCAACAG gTTCCGCCAGGTGCGGCTGAAACACAGAAAGCTCCGGGAACAAGTGAACTCCATGGTGGACATCTCCAAG ATGCACATGATCCTGTGTGACCTGCAGCTGAGCCTGAGCAACTCACACCAGGCCCTGGAGAAGCAGATCGAAGTGCTGGCAGGGAGGCTGGACACCCTGACCGAGCTGCTTGGTGCTGCCCTGGGCCCCCGGCAGCTTCCAGAACCAAGCCACGAGGCCACGTAG
- the LYPD5 gene encoding ly6/PLAUR domain-containing protein 5 — MEVPRAILLCLFGAVLCPTGSQAIQCYRFQHVFFGPFDLSGMKLQNVSCLLGCSEAVLSLNTGYRASLTMVQKGCWTGPATSHMQTNEKALPPDYSVVRGCGTDFCNVNFQTHDSIPNLSPAPNPPTLSGAECYACVGIHPKDCTPEKSRRVQCHKDQSVCFQGNGRMTLGEGLGGSFSVPVYIRTCHRPSCTIDGTSSPWTNIDLRGSCCKDHLCNNDSMVQFFRSGSATVAPGAAHVTVLLPMVSLLVGTLGGLPGLSS; from the exons ATGGAAGTCCCAAGAGCCATCCTGCTGTGCCTCTTTGGGGCTGTCCTCTGCCCGACAG GGTCCCAAGCCATTCAGTGCTACCGCTTTCAACACGTCTTCTTCGGGCCCTTTGACCTCAGTGGCATGAAACTCCAAAATGTCTCCTGTCTCCTTGGATGCTCTGAGGCTGTCTTGTCCCTGAACACTG ggtaCCGCGCCTCACTGACCATGGTACAGAAGGGCTGCTGGACAGGCCCGGCTACGAGCCACATGCAGACGAATGAAAAGGCTCTGCCACCCGACTACTCGGTGGTGCGCGGCTGCGGGACCGACTTTTGCAACGTGAACTTCCAGACCCACGACTCCATCCCCAATCTGAGCCCAG CGCCCAACCCGCCAACGCTCAGCGGCGCCGAGTGCTACGCCTGCGTGGGAATCCACCCGAAGGACTGCACCCCAGAGAAGTCCCGGCGGGTCCAGTGTCACAAGGACCAAAGCGTCTGCTTCCAGGGCAATGGCCGAATGACCCTTGGTGAAGGGCTGGGAG GCTCTTTCTCAGTCCCTGTGTACATCAGAACCTGCCACCGGCCCTCCTGCACCATCGACGGCACCAGCAGCCCCTGGACAAACATTGACCTCCGTGGCTCCTGCTGTAAGGACCACCTCTGCAACAATGACTCCATGGTCCAGTTCTTCAGGAGCGGCTCGGCCACCGTCGCTCCTGGGGCAGCCCACGTCACGGTCCTGCTCCCCATGGTCTCCCTGCTGGTTGGCACTCTGGGGGGACTCCCTGGGCTCTCCTCATAG